tttactcttccctcacgtttagctacagttgtttttaaaacatgtaccctatgcaatacattgtttgagcttgtttcagaatggttccgtgagtggaattgtatcccattcttttgatgtttttaaaaaccaggagaagttgatctatgctaatgtgtgtagctcatttatttttcactattgaatattgcactcacttcatagtctgctgtattaattctgttgatggaaatttgggctgtttcctgtgttttgctgttaagttatttttgctatacacattctcacagttgttccttagaacatgtgtgtttctccagggtatatacctgggaagggaacggctaagtctaggtgagagtgcttgctgttctgattgctagccactactgctgcccttatttctgtccactgaatagcccgaggggacatgagtccctgttcttgctttgtttacaggccttcagagggaataagcatttataaaaaacaatccgggcatagtgaaggagagcttcccaggccatagtctgactttccaccatggctgtggggcgggggggcaaagccagaaaggagtggaggccagatggagcaccgctgttggcgctgagcatgtgtgtgaggtggggctgcgcttgactggacactgggtctcagactgtggcgcagctgacctcccagaatccactgtgaggctccgtctgggcttcgggacctagaaagtcagacagaacacggcatgcattctcagatttttatttcaatttccgtaGGAAGCTGCAATGGGCTCTCGAGGAgtatttccctgagccctggttccctttgcagctcccagctctaggtccttcaacggtcgctggctccgtggtctcagatgtcacaccaccagtgatttccaggccctggccactctctgctgtctctgtgatggCCTCCATTGGGGTTCCTTCCACTGCCTTCGGCGGGATGCTCACATATTCCTCGCGTGATGAGGCCACACTGTCTTTGTCGTAAGCTTGGCTCtgacattcctgaagaaagagccgatcctgctgagtctcttggtgatggaacctgaacttgctgtaggtaagctcctgcccgatttgtgcgaggtcctggactcgttggtgatgggagcacggctgatggctttgtgagcagtgccctgcttgttgtcccccgggctgccgtggcctttctccttttggtcgtctctagtggctctccggctgcctgagcccgggccggctgctttttggatggtcttgttccccgcagtgcccccagtggctgtgttggttttacttgctcctggacccttgctggctgtggctgctatggccgtgctctgctcttcgggggcaggagactggatctctgccacgctcaaagcacccgctgcggtgccgcctgccacccctgctgtctccacctttgtcgttgcccgcgatgctgactctttgtcaagcactgtaggttttgctttggcagtggccacatcggacatggtatcgggcttgtgggagtccagttggatcccctccccgccagcaaaagctgcagacccgaccgcggccacctcagagggcgtgtggaggctcctgatgctcacctggtcctcatcccactctccttggaaatcctccactgccgggctcctcccgtcctcctcctcctcctcgaacagagtcctgcagatcatgtccccggctggaacagcgtaggtgcggctgtgaccgtccaatggtggtcgcaggaggtaaatcagctcttcccagtaggcgaagaggtcttcctgcgcgtccagaggggcacacagctgcaggtagaaggagcggccagtggcaaacttcacgcgcagctgtcgtttgtcacgatcgtgcgtggagatcctcacaaacttcaagggaaggagcctggtgagctctaaggtcttggcaaccttgtggctcttccccttggtgagctggctgtgctcagcgtgctgttcacagccggtggcccgtcgggccagcagcatgatgtctgggagtgggaggacggggctggtggatgcgatgcccacggtcaccgtgcagtcacagttgtgcacgtcaatcacgtgtcccctcttcgtgatctggataaagtcgctctcgaatatcggcgcgtacttgaatatgtcgtattcgccgttgtgcagttgctgctgcagctcccccaaggtgcttttgaacaggcccagcccggtgctgctctgggccgtgtgatacgggagcagagagtccccactcatggctgtcttcgatcactgccaggcagcgtggttaaggcgggcccctggctcttccctccctcggcctaatgggccgaagagcagagcgagctgtagtgctcctgtgtcacgcaggCGGCCTTATGGCAGGTCTtccaagcccagcccacaggcccccacctttgcctcagggtctcccagaggcaggggtgtgggtaggggcaccgatggtcacagcggggactctgtagggcggctggaccccaggctgaatctcttcaagtgtgtagagaggtatggtaggctccccctcggcctcagctcacttccgcttctgggtttttatctccccAAGCGGCTGTGAACGTCAGTCCTAGTGAG
This genomic stretch from Kogia breviceps isolate mKogBre1 chromosome 1, mKogBre1 haplotype 1, whole genome shotgun sequence harbors:
- the LOC136793514 gene encoding Golgi-associated RAB2 interactor protein 6-like, coding for MSGDSLLPYHTAQSSTGLGLFKSTLGELQQQLHNGEYDIFKYAPIFESDFIQITKRGHVIDVHNCDCTVTVGIASTSPVLPLPDIMLLARRATGCEQHAEHSQLTKGKSHKVAKTLELTRLLPLKFVRISTHDRDKRQLRVKFATGRSFYLQLCAPLDAQEDLFAYWEELIYLLRPPLDGHSRTYAVPAGDMICRTLFEEEEEDGRSPAVEDFQGEWDEDQVSIRSLHTPSEVAAVGSAAFAGGEGIQLDSHKPDTMSDVATAKAKPTVLDKESASRATTKVETAGVAGGTAAGALSVAEIQSPAPEEQSTAIAATASKGPGASKTNTATGGECQSQAYDKDSVASSREEYVSIPPKAVEGTPMEAITETAESGQGLEITGDFAHYISPQCADGDRIEEEEWVEERKEEEEEEGENEEEEGEGG